The Acuticoccus sediminis genome has a window encoding:
- a CDS encoding M81 family metallopeptidase encodes MRVAVASLEYEGNSLSLRVDRRADFARKALHRGPAILEAVAGKALALTGGIDTVRAAGAEVIPVYMAKGGAGGHVDDAFFAEAMAEILDGIAAAGPLDGIYLALHGAMITASDGDPEGTLLAGLRERVGDAVPIAVSLDLHAHVSRRMARNASIVVGYETYPHVDAYETGARAASLLVRTMRGEISPRIGHVAFNAILPVLGMATLDDAPLAEVARIARAMEAAGAALSVSYFPVQPWLDGPDVGITGLAVTDGDAAAAEMAATAVAEAMWTRRRAFELPAYTPAEAVRAALAMDAETVLLVDASDSIGGGASGDSPAILAALLAHAPETPAAVAIVDPGTVERATAAGEGAGAMFEIGAWQDDRQVAPVRVNATVERLCEGRFTYTGGPVAGASATLGPVAVLRIGPIRVLAASYAVYEHMDEHYAACGIDISAFKMVSFKQLMNFRKLLTPERAFLSVHGPGATPLDLSKVDWHHRVRPFWPVDDPQTPPRLS; translated from the coding sequence ATGCGTGTCGCCGTCGCAAGCCTCGAGTATGAGGGCAACAGCCTGTCTTTGAGGGTCGACCGCAGGGCCGACTTTGCTCGTAAGGCGCTCCATCGCGGCCCGGCGATCCTCGAGGCGGTGGCCGGCAAGGCCCTCGCCCTCACCGGCGGCATCGACACCGTGCGGGCGGCCGGGGCGGAGGTGATCCCCGTCTACATGGCCAAGGGCGGCGCCGGCGGCCACGTCGACGACGCCTTCTTCGCCGAGGCAATGGCGGAGATCCTCGACGGGATCGCCGCCGCAGGTCCGCTCGACGGGATCTACCTCGCCCTCCACGGGGCGATGATCACCGCCTCGGACGGGGACCCGGAAGGCACCCTCCTGGCCGGTCTGCGCGAGCGGGTGGGCGACGCGGTGCCGATCGCCGTCAGCCTCGACCTGCACGCCCATGTGAGCCGCAGGATGGCCCGCAACGCCAGCATCGTCGTCGGCTACGAGACCTATCCCCACGTCGACGCCTACGAGACCGGCGCCCGGGCTGCGTCACTCCTCGTGCGCACGATGCGCGGCGAGATCTCCCCGCGCATCGGCCACGTCGCCTTCAACGCCATCCTGCCGGTCCTCGGCATGGCGACCCTCGACGACGCGCCGCTCGCCGAGGTGGCGCGCATCGCCCGCGCCATGGAAGCCGCCGGCGCGGCGCTGTCGGTCAGTTACTTCCCGGTCCAGCCATGGCTCGACGGGCCGGACGTGGGCATCACCGGCCTCGCGGTGACCGACGGCGACGCGGCCGCGGCCGAGATGGCGGCGACGGCCGTCGCCGAGGCGATGTGGACCCGCCGCCGCGCCTTCGAGCTGCCCGCCTATACCCCGGCCGAAGCGGTCCGGGCCGCGCTCGCGATGGACGCCGAAACCGTCCTTCTGGTGGATGCGTCGGACAGCATCGGCGGAGGAGCTTCGGGCGATTCTCCGGCTATCCTCGCCGCACTCCTCGCCCACGCGCCAGAAACGCCCGCCGCCGTCGCCATCGTCGACCCGGGAACGGTGGAGCGGGCGACCGCGGCCGGCGAGGGTGCCGGCGCGATGTTCGAAATCGGCGCCTGGCAGGACGACCGGCAGGTCGCCCCGGTGAGGGTCAACGCGACCGTCGAGCGGCTGTGCGAGGGGCGCTTCACGTACACCGGCGGCCCCGTCGCCGGCGCCTCCGCCACGCTCGGGCCCGTCGCGGTCCTGCGCATCGGGCCGATCCGGGTTCTGGCCGCCAGCTATGCAGTCTACGAGCACATGGACGAGCACTACGCCGCATGCGGCATCGACATCAGCGCATTCAAGATGGTTTCGTTCAAGCAGCTCATGAACTTCCGCAAGCTGCTCACCCCCGAGCGGGCCTTCCTCTCCGTCCATGGCCCCGGCGCGACGCCGCTCGATCTGTCCAAGGTCGACTGGCACCACCGCGTGCGCCCCTTCTGGCCGGTCGACGACCCGCAGACGCCCCCGCGTCTGAGCTGA
- a CDS encoding ABC transporter substrate-binding protein, producing MITRRTLLGSAAALPMLAMPSVLRAQGAPGGTLRYVPSSNLTILDPVFTPAAVSITHGYCVFDTLYGVDSDLKPQPQMAAGHTVSDDGLTWEITLRDGLTFHDGEPVRAQDCAASLDRWSQRDAFGQALRAATEAFEAKDDKTVRIRLTRPFGPLLEAIGKPHSSPAMIMPERLASQPIAEQVTEMVGSGPFRFLADEYVSGDRVVYEKFQDYVPRSGPASWTSGGKVVHFDRLIWQIIPDEATKVAAIQAGEVDWISTVLPDLVPIIAAAPGVELFQTDPFGLMTVMRFNHLQPPFNNPEIRRAVMMAVNQLPYLQSITASDDERQECRAMFPCGMPGVEELGSDMMSPPHTLDEARKMLADAGYDGERVVILNPTDIASIHPHGLVTADLLTQLGMNVDLQDTDWGTVVQRRVSKEPVENGGWSIAHTNWPAISIANPATNATTRGIGQGGWWGWFEDAETERLVEAWLSATDPAEQQRLFNEAHQRALEMVPVVPLGQVFRTGAIRSDLQGALHGSVDMFWNVHRT from the coding sequence ATGATCACCCGCAGAACGCTCCTTGGTTCGGCCGCCGCCTTGCCGATGCTCGCGATGCCCTCCGTCCTTCGCGCACAGGGCGCACCGGGCGGGACGCTGCGCTATGTGCCGAGCTCTAACCTGACCATCCTCGACCCGGTCTTCACCCCGGCGGCGGTGTCGATCACGCACGGCTACTGCGTGTTCGACACGCTCTACGGCGTCGATTCCGATCTGAAGCCGCAGCCGCAGATGGCCGCGGGCCACACCGTGTCCGACGACGGCCTCACCTGGGAGATCACCCTCAGGGACGGTCTCACCTTCCACGACGGCGAGCCGGTGCGCGCCCAGGACTGCGCCGCCAGCCTCGACCGCTGGTCGCAGCGCGACGCCTTCGGCCAGGCCCTGCGCGCGGCCACCGAGGCGTTCGAGGCCAAGGACGACAAGACGGTCCGCATTCGTCTGACGCGCCCCTTCGGCCCGCTCCTCGAGGCGATCGGCAAGCCGCACTCCTCGCCCGCGATGATCATGCCCGAGCGTCTCGCCTCGCAGCCGATCGCCGAGCAGGTGACCGAGATGGTCGGCTCCGGCCCCTTCCGCTTCCTCGCTGACGAGTACGTCTCGGGCGACCGCGTGGTCTACGAGAAGTTCCAGGACTACGTGCCGCGTTCCGGGCCGGCCTCGTGGACCTCGGGCGGCAAGGTGGTCCACTTCGACCGGCTGATCTGGCAGATCATTCCCGACGAGGCGACCAAGGTCGCCGCCATCCAGGCCGGCGAGGTCGACTGGATCTCCACCGTGCTGCCGGACCTGGTGCCGATCATCGCCGCCGCGCCGGGGGTGGAACTCTTCCAGACCGACCCGTTCGGACTGATGACGGTGATGCGCTTCAACCATCTGCAGCCGCCGTTCAACAACCCCGAGATCCGCCGCGCCGTGATGATGGCGGTGAACCAGCTCCCCTACCTGCAGTCGATCACCGCCAGCGACGACGAGCGGCAGGAGTGCCGGGCGATGTTCCCGTGCGGCATGCCGGGCGTGGAAGAACTCGGCAGCGACATGATGAGCCCGCCCCATACCCTCGACGAAGCGCGCAAGATGCTCGCCGACGCCGGCTACGACGGCGAGCGGGTCGTCATCCTCAACCCGACCGACATCGCCTCGATCCACCCTCACGGTCTGGTGACGGCCGACCTCCTCACCCAGCTCGGCATGAACGTCGACCTGCAGGACACCGACTGGGGCACCGTCGTGCAGCGGCGCGTCTCGAAGGAGCCCGTCGAGAACGGCGGCTGGAGCATCGCTCACACCAACTGGCCGGCCATCTCGATCGCCAACCCGGCAACGAACGCCACCACGCGCGGCATCGGCCAAGGCGGCTGGTGGGGCTGGTTCGAGGACGCCGAGACCGAGCGCCTGGTCGAGGCGTGGCTGTCGGCGACCGATCCGGCCGAGCAGCAGCGACTCTTCAACGAGGCGCACCAGCGGGCGCTGGAGATGGTCCCGGTCGTCCCGCTCGGGCAGGTCTTCCGCACCGGCGCGATCCGCTCCGACCTTCAGGGCGCGCTGCACGGCTCGGTCGACATGTTCTGGAACGTTCACCGGACCTGA
- a CDS encoding ABC transporter permease, whose product MSVYIARRILATLPVMAFVMIFVFSLLYLAPGDPAAILAGDQASDTEIAAIRTQLGLDRSFPVRFLEWAGNVLQGDFGVSIFTRLPVSTMILQRVEPTLSLMVVTLVMAIGVAVPLGVVAAHNRGRLVDRVVMLIAVLGFSVPVFVIGYVLAYVLALKFHLLPVQGYTPLSEGFWPWLRNLLLPAATLAGVYVALIARITRATMLEILSEDYIRTARAKGVSERIVLFVHALRNAAVPIVTVIGLGIALMISGAVVIESVFALPGLGRLTVDSILRRDYPVIQGVILIFSFVYVLINLLIDISYTLFDPRIRY is encoded by the coding sequence ATGAGCGTCTACATCGCCCGCCGTATCCTCGCGACGCTGCCCGTCATGGCGTTCGTGATGATCTTCGTCTTCTCGCTGCTCTACCTCGCGCCGGGCGACCCGGCCGCGATCCTCGCCGGCGATCAGGCGAGCGACACCGAGATCGCCGCGATCCGCACCCAGCTCGGGCTCGACCGCAGCTTTCCCGTGCGCTTCCTGGAATGGGCCGGGAACGTGCTGCAGGGCGACTTCGGGGTCTCCATCTTCACCCGGCTGCCGGTCTCTACGATGATCCTGCAGCGCGTCGAGCCCACCCTGTCGCTCATGGTGGTGACGCTGGTGATGGCGATCGGCGTGGCAGTGCCGCTCGGCGTCGTCGCCGCGCACAATCGCGGCCGCCTCGTCGACAGGGTGGTCATGCTGATCGCGGTGCTGGGCTTCTCGGTACCCGTCTTCGTCATCGGCTACGTCCTCGCCTACGTGCTGGCGCTGAAGTTCCATCTCCTTCCGGTGCAGGGCTACACGCCGCTCTCCGAAGGCTTCTGGCCTTGGCTGCGCAACCTCCTCCTGCCCGCCGCCACCCTCGCCGGGGTCTACGTGGCGCTGATCGCCCGCATTACACGCGCGACGATGCTGGAGATCCTGAGCGAGGACTATATCCGCACCGCACGGGCCAAGGGCGTGTCCGAACGCATCGTCCTGTTCGTCCATGCGCTGCGCAACGCGGCGGTACCCATCGTCACGGTGATCGGCCTCGGAATCGCGCTCATGATCTCCGGCGCGGTGGTCATCGAGAGCGTCTTCGCGCTGCCCGGCCTCGGCCGGCTGACGGTCGATTCCATCCTGCGCCGCGACTACCCCGTCATCCAGGGCGTGATCTTGATCTTCAGCTTCGTCTACGTGCTCATCAACCTTCTGATCGACATCAGCTACACGCTGTTCGACCCGAGGATCCGGTATTGA
- a CDS encoding ABC transporter permease codes for MPEIPPRSRPVRLLLEHPTLVIGGVLLGLMVLMAIFAPWIATHDPAALNPAMRVKDPSAAAFFGTDMMGRDIYSRVIYGARVSLVVGLAVAVLSSVIGLAIGLFAGFVRVADSIVMRIMDGLMSIPAILLAIALMTVMRGGSVTNVVIAIVIAEIPRVARLTRSVVLSVREKPYVEAAVVSGTSWLGIVVKHVMPNTFAPLTVQATYICASAMITEAILSFIGAGTPTSIPSWGNIMAEGRALWQVKPYVVFFPALFLSVTVLAVNLLGDGLRDAVDPRLAKEV; via the coding sequence ATCCCCGAAATCCCGCCGCGCTCGCGGCCGGTGCGCCTCCTCCTGGAGCATCCGACCCTCGTCATCGGGGGAGTGCTCCTCGGCCTCATGGTGCTGATGGCGATCTTCGCCCCATGGATCGCCACCCACGACCCGGCCGCCCTCAACCCGGCGATGCGCGTCAAGGATCCCTCCGCCGCCGCCTTCTTCGGCACCGACATGATGGGGCGGGACATCTACTCGCGCGTCATCTACGGAGCGCGCGTCTCGCTCGTCGTCGGGCTGGCGGTGGCGGTCCTGTCCTCGGTGATCGGGCTCGCCATCGGCCTCTTCGCAGGCTTCGTGCGCGTCGCCGATTCCATCGTCATGCGCATCATGGACGGGCTGATGTCGATCCCGGCGATCCTGCTCGCCATCGCGCTCATGACAGTGATGCGCGGCGGCTCGGTCACCAACGTCGTCATCGCCATCGTCATCGCCGAGATCCCGCGCGTGGCGCGGCTGACGCGCAGCGTCGTCCTGTCGGTCCGGGAAAAGCCCTACGTCGAGGCGGCCGTGGTGTCGGGGACGAGCTGGCTCGGCATCGTCGTCAAGCACGTCATGCCCAACACCTTCGCCCCGCTCACGGTGCAGGCGACCTACATCTGCGCCTCGGCGATGATCACCGAGGCGATCCTGTCCTTCATCGGCGCCGGTACGCCGACCTCGATCCCGTCCTGGGGCAACATCATGGCCGAGGGGCGGGCGCTGTGGCAGGTGAAGCCCTACGTCGTCTTCTTTCCTGCGCTCTTCCTGTCGGTCACGGTGCTTGCCGTGAACCTCCTCGGCGACGGGCTGCGCGACGCGGTCGACCCGCGCCTCGCCAAGGAGGTATGA